The DNA segment ttatctgCTGTTTTAAACgcatttctcaattaacattgaagcaaaaatgtgtcaaatagtgtaaacaattcaaatactataatgaaacgtgtttgaaacagtaaataaagttaaaaaaatttggtaaaaaggattaaaacaagagttttctaaagttgaatgactaaattgtaacttagtttgaaagagggactaaaatcgaagaaaacatatttaaccctatatatatatatatatatatatatatatatatatatatatttgaatgtgGGTTAGAGATGTTTTCATTAGCTACATTGTTAATTGTCTACAACTTCGACATTGATCGATAATAATAGTGGACGCTTCTCTTTGGGATGAATACCTAAGTTGTCTAGTTACTCagatttttctccttttctgtTTAGTCCTTGATAAAAAGTAACAGATATTATTAGTCCTCTGAAAATTATTTTGCTAAACAACACACGAGGATTCAAATTCTTTGGGCTATTTAGTTTTCCTGTTTCGATAATTTAGTTCATATTTTGGTGTCTCACGCAAGAACTTAATAATCAATACTTAGGCTTGGAGTtacaaactttaaaattttaaaaatgacaattgcggcaaaagaaagcaaaatataGTTACAGTAAATTTCATTGCAAAAGCAAGTTTAGCTGTAAAAAATACGtgctttcttttttccttttgttatgATCATTCTAAACCAGGGTTAAGAAATGAAGACATTAAACGTTTCAGTTGAAAcaaatttttcttcaattccGTTCTTCCCCTGTGGTGTAAATGAACACAACCTTGTCTTTGGCTTCAAATTTCACCGTCCCAAAGTTCTTCAATGGTTTTGTAGGGACTCGTGGTTTCATTAACGTGAAACTCCCCCCTCATAATCTTCATTTCCTCTAATTTCTCAATCTCCAACATATCTTCATCATCCAATCTCAGATCAAACGATCCCATATTTTCCCTCATTCTTTCTTGATTGAAGCTTTTGACAATCACACTTGAGCCCTTTGATAGTCCCCAATTCAATGCAACCTTCAAAAATGAAAGCGAAAAATATTCATGTTAACCGTATAAAACTTTTGATTCCACTAACTATAAAATTCACATATGATGGTTGAGTCTCACCTGTGCTGGAGTTGCTCTGTGTTTGAGAGCAATTGATGTGATGATAGGGTGATTAACCACAGCCGTTGATCCCCATGCATTCCCTGGTCCACCAAGTGGTGAATAAGCACTCACATGGATCTTGTGGTCCCCACAGGTCTTTCTAAGCCTTTCTTGCCTCCACATTGGATGCATTTCCACCTATATTATGTTCCAATATATTGGGATACTGTGTCTTGACAATgataaatactataaaaatgCCCCTCAACATTTTACTTTGCTAACTCACCTGATTTACAGCTGGAGTTGTAGAAGCATAATCCAATAAGGACTCAATCTTCTTGCTAGAGAAATTACTAACCCCAATGCACCTACACAACCCCATTTCAAGGCATTTCTCCATCCCTGCCCATGTCTTCTCAAGCTCCAACTTTTCAAAGTCATCTTCATTAGGTACAGGGTAGTTAACCCATGGCTTCAATTTCACTGGCCAGTGCACTAGGTACATGTCTAGGTACTCCATACCCAGATTCCTGTTTTccatcaattaaacaaaaacaacaaaatcaacatTAGATTTCCTCCCATGCTTCAAAATTAAGTAATTCTCTCTGATATTTAAAAAGATTCTGTCACATAGTTGTTTCCTATATCTCCACTTGTAGGACATGACAAGATTCAGTATTCACTTATTCTTTGCCACAACCCTACTCCATTGTTTTTATTATCCCCtgagatttttattttggtaatgATGATACACCACATGCACTTTAGGTTATATGCTTTAGAAAAATCTGCTGTATCTGAAAATTTCCCCTGTAAAGCCAGAGGCATGCAATTTTACATCTTCAAAGATTCTATTTGCTTACTCTAGAGTTTGTTTTAATGCAGAAACAGGATCATGGTGATCACTCCCCCACAGTTTTGACGTTAAGAAAATGTCTTCTCTCTCCACTACTCCCTCGCAGATTGCCTCATTCAAGGCCTTGCCCAGTGCTGGCTCAGAACCATATATTTTTGCTGTGTCAAAATGCCTATAACCCATCTGCACATGTAAAAATATACACACAAAACCATCAAGTTTTTCTCCCTTTGTCTAACAGCAAGCAACAGATTTACTGAAATAGGAGACAGAactgaaaaaagagaaaatccCAAAACAAAGGCCAAAGGGGTTCCACAAAgcacaataaatatatatacacatatttgtatgtatatgtgtgagtatatatatatatatatatacacacacacagacatatgtaaatataaaaagtatatggTTAGTACCTCAAGGGCATAATGGACGGCAAGTTCTGTTGTGTTCCTATCATTTGGGAAGGAATAAGTGCCTAATCCTATAAGAGGCATTGTAATGCCACAGTTCAAACGCACATGATTGCTCCTCATTGTGTCTGTCTTTttctgtgtttgtgtttttctaaCTTTTGCCACAATGCTAATGTCTTCAACCTTGGCTATATATATAGATTCTAGGGGTCAAGCCATTCTAACTACTTAGTTTATAGTTTATGTTTGAAGGCTTTAGGAACATCTCTAAGTTAATGATATaatacacaaatatatatatatatatatatatatatatatatatatatatatatattatttgttgaaGAGATAACAGATGTCTCAGagttaaaatgaatt comes from the Vigna radiata var. radiata cultivar VC1973A chromosome 2, Vradiata_ver6, whole genome shotgun sequence genome and includes:
- the LOC106778051 gene encoding NADPH-dependent aldo-keto reductase, chloroplastic, with the protein product MRSNHVRLNCGITMPLIGLGTYSFPNDRNTTELAVHYALEMGYRHFDTAKIYGSEPALGKALNEAICEGVVEREDIFLTSKLWGSDHHDPVSALKQTLENLGMEYLDMYLVHWPVKLKPWVNYPVPNEDDFEKLELEKTWAGMEKCLEMGLCRCIGVSNFSSKKIESLLDYASTTPAVNQVEMHPMWRQERLRKTCGDHKIHVSAYSPLGGPGNAWGSTAVVNHPIITSIALKHRATPAQVALNWGLSKGSSVIVKSFNQERMRENMGSFDLRLDDEDMLEIEKLEEMKIMRGEFHVNETTSPYKTIEELWDGEI